The Nitrogeniibacter aestuarii genome has a window encoding:
- the rpmH gene encoding 50S ribosomal protein L34 — translation MKRTFQPSVIKRKRTHGFLVRMRSRGGRAVIRARRAKGRHRLAV, via the coding sequence ATGAAACGTACCTTCCAACCCTCCGTTATCAAGCGCAAGCGCACCCACGGTTTCCTGGTTCGCATGCGTTCCCGCGGTGGTCGTGCGGTCATCCGCGCCCGTCGCGCCAAGGGTCGTCACCGCCTCGCCGTCTAA